The Budorcas taxicolor isolate Tak-1 chromosome 2, Takin1.1, whole genome shotgun sequence nucleotide sequence ctgctgctgctgctgctgcgaagtcgcttcagtcgtgtccgactctgtgcgaccccacagatggcagcccaccaggctcccccatccctgggattctccaggcaagaacactggagtgggttgccatttccttctccaatgcatgaaagtgaaaagtgaaagggaagtcgctcagtcgtgtccgactttgcgaccccatggactgcagcctaccaggctcctccattcatgggattttccaggcaagagtactggagtgggttgccgttgccttctccgtatttCCCCTGAGAGGAGTAGTTCCTGGAGGAGGCGAGGTGAGGTCAGTAAGCACAGCGGTAGTGAGGCGGCCAGGCCTGGGCTCTGCATTTATTTACCGTCTATTTACAAGGTAGCTTGGCCCTGGGGCCCCCACACCTCAACCCCAACGCTGCCTTCTGGGATGGCCTCAGCCTCTTGCGGGGTACCCATAAGCAGGGGGTCATCTTCCTCCAAGAAGTCCGCCAGCTGCCGGCGGATGATGCCGGTGGTCCGGTGCATTTTGCGCATGTGCCGCAGCAGGCAGAGCACCAAGGTCCGGCTGCGCTGCTGGCGCTGGCACCAGGCCTCTCTCAGCTCCCGGTAGCAGTTGTGGTTTGCCCGCTCGGCTGGGCCCAGGGTGGCCCCGCAGCCCAGGGAGCAGCGATGATGGGCAGCGTGCTGGCAGTTCTGCCTGTGCTCGGCCAGGGCCCCACGAGGCACCCGCGACATGCAGCCTTCATTGGGGCAGACCGTCAGCTCGAAGGGGCATGAGTCCTGGTGTCCCTTGCGGTGGGCCAGGGGGCACGTCACCTGGCAGCCAGCTTCGGCGTTCCTGCACTGGGGGTGGAGGAGAGCATCGTGTGAGCCAGACCAGGTCGGGGACAGCGCCAGCCACCCCCAAGAATCCCCCATCCATGAGGTTTCACTGACCAGGAAACACTGAActggc carries:
- the RNF151 gene encoding RING finger protein 151, with product MRKEKQTLRLSCEESGGYDLNLFTSPPDCNLLCSVCHGVFKRPVRLPCSHIFCKKCILRWLARQKTCPCCRKEVRQRKMVHVNKLQKIIGRLEVRCRNAEAGCQVTCPLAHRKGHQDSCPFELTVCPNEGCMSRVPRGALAEHRQNCQHAAHHRCSLGCGATLGPAERANHNCYRELREAWCQRQQRSRTLVLCLLRHMRKMHRTTGIIRRQLADFLEEDDPLLMGTPQEAEAIPEGSVGVEVWGPQGQATL